Proteins encoded within one genomic window of Hahella chejuensis KCTC 2396:
- a CDS encoding nitric oxide reductase activation protein NorD produces MFEVEEWVGGLWHRAVTRYADDRYAEAAVTLTQMRKEVGVLYRALGGERAVRIDTAAERPVTLPRTLWQRVAGSHRRLALPYLNEEVLALPGEVALFPAPELNREVYRMLAATAALSPSVAGGLDWAQAACHRYVALCAAYPAMRSRYDALIKAYLPLRIPLQRLPSELQDRETRLRNALQHLEFAAMQASDMDGLQPPPFWLYPAQGEGTGPVRREAPAHETPPEDKPPAAAETDAGKKAQGEYVEDHDGDKGLLVFRLENLFSWSEYLKLDRTADDSPDEDAARIAEDLDHLSLSTQEFGGGQRIKLNLDLPSASEDDTPLGPGLYLPEWDYRCRRLLPDHCLLQPLLDHRAPPCAPPPQLRRAVKAVRARFEQMRPMRFWRRNQAEGEEIEMERWNEFCADRIAGGAFEQPMFKSFSGRLRDLDCLLLADLSMSTDAYVDNDRRVIDVISDALLLFSEALDAVGDRFALYGFSSCKRQHVRFHVIKNFAEPYTNAVRGRIVALRPGFYTRIGAAIRQSTTILRDQKASRRLLLILTDGKPNDLDLYEGRYGLEDTRQAVLEARRAGLIPFCITVDKEAGDYLPYLFGDKGYVLVNSIQRLPRELPKLYATLMESK; encoded by the coding sequence ATGTTTGAAGTGGAAGAGTGGGTCGGCGGTCTCTGGCATCGGGCGGTAACCCGGTATGCGGACGACCGTTACGCCGAGGCGGCGGTAACCTTGACGCAGATGCGCAAGGAAGTCGGCGTCCTGTACCGCGCCCTCGGCGGCGAACGCGCTGTGCGCATCGATACCGCAGCGGAGCGTCCCGTTACGCTGCCTCGCACATTGTGGCAGCGTGTGGCGGGCAGTCATCGGCGTCTGGCGTTGCCTTATCTCAATGAGGAGGTGTTGGCGTTGCCCGGGGAGGTCGCCTTGTTTCCAGCGCCGGAGCTGAATCGGGAGGTATACAGGATGCTGGCGGCGACAGCGGCGCTGTCGCCTTCTGTCGCAGGCGGACTCGACTGGGCGCAGGCCGCCTGTCATCGGTACGTTGCGCTATGCGCCGCCTACCCGGCGATGCGATCCCGTTATGACGCCTTAATCAAGGCCTATCTGCCGTTACGTATTCCATTACAGCGCTTGCCTTCCGAGCTTCAGGATAGAGAGACGCGCCTGCGCAACGCCTTGCAACATCTGGAGTTCGCAGCGATGCAAGCGTCGGATATGGACGGGCTGCAGCCGCCGCCATTTTGGCTGTATCCAGCGCAAGGCGAGGGGACTGGCCCAGTGCGGCGGGAAGCGCCCGCGCATGAGACGCCGCCAGAGGATAAGCCGCCTGCCGCAGCGGAAACGGATGCCGGTAAAAAAGCGCAGGGAGAGTACGTGGAGGATCACGATGGCGACAAAGGATTGCTGGTGTTTCGTCTGGAGAATCTGTTCAGTTGGTCTGAATATCTGAAGTTGGACCGTACTGCGGACGATAGCCCGGATGAAGACGCGGCGCGCATCGCTGAAGATTTGGACCACCTGAGCCTGTCCACTCAGGAGTTCGGCGGCGGACAGCGCATCAAGCTGAACCTGGATTTGCCGTCCGCCAGTGAGGATGACACGCCGCTAGGTCCAGGTCTGTATCTACCTGAGTGGGATTATCGTTGCCGCCGACTGCTCCCGGATCATTGTCTGCTGCAACCATTGCTGGACCATCGTGCTCCGCCCTGCGCGCCGCCCCCGCAACTACGCCGGGCGGTGAAAGCGGTTCGCGCCAGATTTGAACAGATGCGTCCCATGCGCTTTTGGCGTCGTAATCAGGCGGAGGGAGAGGAAATCGAGATGGAGCGCTGGAACGAGTTCTGCGCCGACAGAATCGCGGGGGGAGCGTTCGAGCAACCCATGTTTAAAAGCTTCAGCGGGCGGCTGCGGGATCTGGACTGTCTATTGCTTGCGGACCTGTCCATGTCCACCGACGCTTATGTGGATAACGACAGACGCGTGATCGATGTGATCAGCGACGCCTTGCTGCTGTTTTCCGAAGCGCTGGACGCCGTCGGCGATCGCTTTGCTCTGTATGGCTTTTCCTCCTGTAAGCGCCAGCATGTTCGCTTTCATGTCATCAAGAACTTCGCCGAGCCCTACACGAATGCGGTGCGAGGCCGCATTGTGGCGTTGCGGCCGGGATTTTACACCCGTATCGGCGCGGCGATACGGCAGTCCACGACCATACTGCGGGACCAGAAAGCGTCGCGGCGACTGTTGTTGATTCTTACCGACGGCAAACCCAACGACCTGGATCTCTACGAAGGCCGCTACGGGCTTGAAGACACCCGCCAGGCGGTATTGGAAGCGCGACGGGCGGGGCTGATTCCATTCTGTATTACGGTGGACAAAGAAGCGGGGGATTACTTGCCGTATTTGTTTGGCGACAAAGGCTATGTCCTGGTCAACTCGATTCAACGACTGCCGCGGGAATTACCAAAGTTATACGCGACGCTAATGGAAAGTAAGTAA
- a CDS encoding cbb3-type cytochrome c oxidase subunit I, whose amino-acid sequence MKYQSQAVAKPYFVFALILFAGQILFGLILGLQYVIGDFLFPEIPFNVARMVHTNLLIVWLLFGFMGATYFLVPEECETELHSPKLALILFWVFASAGVLTILGYLMVPYATLAEITGNKFFPTMGREFLEQPTLTKVGIVIVCLGFLYNVGMTLLKGRKTVINVVLMTGLVGLAVMFLFSFYNPSNLALDKYFWWWVVHLWVEGVWELIMGSILAFVLIRVTGVDREVIEKWLYVIIGMALITGIIGTGHHYYWIGPEPYWHWLGGVFSALEPLPFFAMTIFAFNMVNRRRRVHPNKAATLWAMGTAVMAFLGAGVWGFLHTLAPVNYYTHGSQITAAHGHMAFYGAYAMIVLTIISYAMPILGGRTEGNSNRSQVVEMWGFWLMTVAMVFITLFLTGAGILQVWLQRLPEAAGALPFMVTQEKIAVFYWLREGAGVVFLVGLICYFVSFFVKGPQAQSA is encoded by the coding sequence ATGAAATACCAGTCACAGGCGGTAGCCAAACCCTATTTTGTTTTCGCTCTGATTCTGTTCGCCGGCCAGATCCTGTTTGGACTGATTCTGGGCCTGCAATATGTGATCGGAGACTTTCTGTTTCCGGAGATTCCCTTCAATGTCGCCCGTATGGTGCACACCAACCTGCTCATTGTATGGCTGTTGTTCGGCTTTATGGGAGCGACTTATTTTCTGGTCCCGGAGGAGTGCGAAACGGAACTGCACAGTCCCAAACTGGCGTTGATTCTCTTCTGGGTCTTCGCCTCAGCCGGGGTGTTGACGATTCTGGGCTATCTCATGGTCCCATACGCAACACTGGCGGAGATTACCGGCAATAAGTTCTTCCCGACCATGGGGCGGGAGTTCCTGGAGCAACCCACGCTGACCAAAGTCGGCATTGTGATAGTGTGTCTGGGCTTTCTTTACAACGTGGGCATGACCCTCCTCAAGGGCCGCAAAACGGTGATCAATGTGGTATTGATGACGGGTCTGGTCGGGTTGGCGGTGATGTTTCTGTTCTCCTTCTACAACCCCAGCAATCTGGCTTTGGATAAGTATTTCTGGTGGTGGGTGGTGCACCTGTGGGTGGAAGGCGTCTGGGAGCTGATCATGGGCTCGATTCTCGCTTTCGTGCTGATCAGGGTGACCGGCGTGGATCGCGAGGTAATCGAGAAATGGCTGTATGTCATCATCGGCATGGCGCTGATCACCGGTATTATCGGCACGGGGCACCATTATTACTGGATTGGTCCTGAGCCTTATTGGCACTGGCTGGGCGGCGTGTTCTCCGCGCTGGAGCCCTTGCCGTTCTTCGCCATGACCATTTTCGCCTTCAACATGGTCAACCGTCGGCGTCGGGTTCATCCTAACAAGGCCGCCACGCTCTGGGCCATGGGCACGGCGGTGATGGCGTTTCTGGGAGCAGGCGTCTGGGGCTTTTTGCATACATTGGCGCCGGTCAACTATTACACCCATGGCTCTCAGATCACCGCCGCCCATGGTCATATGGCGTTTTATGGGGCCTACGCGATGATCGTGCTGACCATCATATCCTACGCAATGCCGATATTGGGCGGACGCACCGAGGGCAACAGCAATCGCTCCCAGGTGGTGGAAATGTGGGGCTTCTGGCTGATGACCGTGGCCATGGTGTTCATCACCCTGTTTTTGACCGGCGCCGGCATTCTACAGGTGTGGCTGCAGCGCCTTCCAGAAGCGGCGGGGGCCTTGCCGTTTATGGTGACCCAGGAAAAAATCGCTGTTTTCTACTGGCTGCGGGAAGGTGCGGGAGTGGTGTTTCTGGTGGGGTTGATCTGTTACTTCGTCAGTTTCTTTGTCAAAGGCCCGCAAGCTCAGTCCGCCTGA
- a CDS encoding c-type cytochrome has translation MPEKFSKNAARNIYYGGSLFFILLFLALTYQTTQALPQRDHRDQLTEAVARGKEIWEENNCIGCHTLMGEGAYFAPELANVFDRRGGEQAFTAFLKAWMAAQPLDVPGRRKMPQFNLSEQQVEDLAEFLKWTSKIDDNNWPPNIEG, from the coding sequence ATGCCGGAAAAATTCAGTAAGAACGCCGCCCGTAATATTTATTACGGCGGCAGTCTGTTTTTTATTCTGCTGTTTCTCGCATTGACCTATCAGACCACCCAGGCTCTGCCGCAGCGCGATCATCGGGATCAGCTGACGGAGGCGGTGGCCAGAGGTAAGGAAATTTGGGAGGAGAACAACTGCATCGGGTGTCACACGCTAATGGGAGAGGGCGCCTATTTTGCTCCGGAGCTGGCCAATGTGTTCGACCGGCGCGGCGGCGAACAGGCCTTCACCGCGTTTCTGAAGGCCTGGATGGCGGCGCAGCCGCTGGATGTTCCCGGGCGACGTAAAATGCCGCAGTTCAATCTGAGCGAGCAGCAAGTGGAGGATCTGGCGGAGTTCCTGAAATGGACCTCTAAAATCGACGACAACAACTGGCCGCCCAATATCGAAGGTTAA
- a CDS encoding CbbQ/NirQ/NorQ/GpvN family protein encodes MNTPQDAPFYLPQGGEIELFEKAYSHGLPVLIKGPTGCGKTRFVQHMAHRLERPLFTVACHDDLTASDLVGRHLIGGDGAFWQDGPLTRAVREGGLCYLDEVVEARKDTTVVLHPLADDRRILPIDRTGEQLEAADGFMLVVSYNPGYQNALKGMKPSTRQRFVGVSLSYPVPQLETRIVEKEGGVSPQLARRIVDVGVALRRLEQHDLEEAASTRLLIYTARLMASGVDPMRACQACLVEPLTDDEETLRALTQVIDIHFGRD; translated from the coding sequence ATGAACACACCTCAGGACGCCCCTTTCTACCTTCCTCAAGGCGGTGAAATTGAACTGTTTGAAAAAGCCTACAGCCACGGCCTGCCGGTGTTGATAAAAGGCCCCACCGGCTGCGGCAAAACCCGTTTTGTGCAACATATGGCCCATCGCCTGGAGCGACCTTTATTCACCGTCGCCTGTCACGACGACCTGACCGCTTCGGACCTGGTGGGACGTCATTTGATCGGCGGCGACGGCGCGTTCTGGCAGGACGGCCCCCTGACCCGGGCGGTGCGGGAAGGCGGCTTGTGCTACCTGGACGAAGTGGTGGAGGCGCGCAAGGACACGACGGTGGTATTGCATCCCCTGGCCGACGACCGCCGCATCTTGCCCATTGATCGTACTGGCGAGCAATTAGAGGCGGCGGACGGGTTCATGTTGGTGGTGTCCTACAACCCAGGCTATCAGAACGCGCTTAAAGGGATGAAACCCAGCACCCGACAGCGCTTTGTCGGCGTCAGTCTGAGCTATCCCGTTCCGCAACTGGAAACCCGGATCGTGGAAAAAGAGGGCGGCGTCAGCCCCCAGTTGGCGCGCCGTATCGTGGATGTGGGGGTGGCCTTGCGGCGTCTGGAGCAACATGATCTGGAAGAGGCGGCGTCCACCCGTTTGCTGATTTACACGGCGCGCCTGATGGCGAGCGGCGTTGATCCGATGCGCGCGTGTCAGGCCTGTCTGGTGGAGCCGTTGACCGACGATGAAGAGACGCTTCGCGCCTTGACGCAAGTGATCGATATTCACTTCGGCAGAGATTGA
- a CDS encoding c-type cytochrome, with translation MGISKPAALVCLVAAVLSGNALAGDPAVGKSKAATCAGCHGGEGVSGNGLWPNLAGQKEGYLIKQLKDFRDGKRNDPMMSSMAKPLSDDDIANLAAFYSQLK, from the coding sequence ATGGGAATATCCAAACCTGCAGCCTTAGTGTGTTTAGTCGCCGCCGTACTCTCAGGAAACGCCCTCGCAGGCGACCCGGCGGTCGGTAAGTCGAAGGCCGCAACCTGCGCCGGTTGCCACGGCGGTGAAGGAGTCAGCGGCAACGGACTATGGCCGAATCTGGCCGGACAGAAAGAGGGATACCTGATCAAGCAACTAAAGGATTTCCGCGACGGCAAGCGCAACGATCCGATGATGTCCAGCATGGCCAAGCCACTGTCGGACGACGACATCGCCAACCTCGCCGCCTTTTACAGTCAACTCAAATAG
- a CDS encoding nitrite reductase, giving the protein MQSASATQTDRAQQRRRQSPIGPFRLPYPTLTLALVAALSNPALAETKSDLVNSPPGKYESAPTAMTGEGLRIVRSPGAPDLTEEEFQKATRIYFERCAGCHGVLRKGATGKPLTPDITQAKGSDYLEAFINYGSPAGMPNWGTSGDFTADEVKLMAKFLQHEPPQPPEWGMAEMKNSWKVLVKPEDRPSKQLNKLNLKNLFSVTLRDAGQIALIDGDSKKIVTIIKTGYAVHISRLSSSGRYLFVIGRDAKVNMIDLWMETPDTVAEIKVGLEARSVETSKYKGFEDTYAIAGAYWPPQYVIMDGETMEPLKIVSTRGMTVDTQEYHPEPRVAAIVASHEKPEFIVNVKETGKILLVNYEDINALKVTTIDAARFLHDGGWDNTHRYFLTAANQSNKVAVIDSKDGALEALIDVGAIPHPGRGANFTDAKYGPVWATSHLGDGSIAVIGTDPDKHGDYAWKQVRSLNAQGGGSLFIKTHPKSRHLYVDTPLNPDVNISQSVAVFDLNDIEAKYKVLPIAQWAELGDGPKRVVQPEFNEAGDEVWFSVWNGKEQESAIVVVDDKTLALKTVIKDSRLVTPTGKFNVYNTQHDIY; this is encoded by the coding sequence ATGCAATCAGCCAGTGCTACACAAACAGATCGCGCTCAACAACGCCGCAGGCAATCGCCAATCGGGCCGTTCCGCCTGCCCTACCCGACACTCACCCTCGCCCTCGTCGCCGCGCTATCGAATCCGGCCTTGGCGGAGACCAAAAGCGACCTCGTCAATTCTCCCCCCGGCAAATATGAAAGCGCGCCCACAGCGATGACGGGCGAAGGTCTGCGCATCGTACGCTCTCCCGGAGCGCCAGACCTGACGGAAGAAGAATTTCAGAAGGCCACGCGCATTTATTTCGAACGTTGCGCCGGCTGCCATGGCGTGCTGCGCAAAGGCGCCACCGGCAAACCGCTGACGCCGGATATTACTCAGGCCAAAGGGTCGGATTATCTGGAGGCGTTCATCAACTACGGCTCCCCCGCCGGCATGCCCAACTGGGGAACCTCTGGCGACTTCACCGCCGATGAGGTCAAACTCATGGCGAAATTCCTGCAGCATGAACCGCCGCAGCCGCCTGAGTGGGGAATGGCGGAGATGAAAAACAGCTGGAAAGTCCTGGTCAAACCGGAAGATCGTCCCAGCAAACAACTCAATAAGCTCAATCTGAAAAACCTGTTCTCCGTCACCTTGCGGGACGCCGGTCAAATTGCGTTGATTGACGGCGACAGTAAAAAAATCGTAACGATTATTAAAACCGGCTACGCCGTGCATATCTCTCGTTTATCCTCCTCCGGTCGCTATCTGTTCGTCATCGGCCGTGACGCCAAGGTCAACATGATCGATCTATGGATGGAAACTCCCGATACGGTGGCGGAAATCAAAGTCGGCCTGGAAGCCCGCTCTGTAGAGACCTCAAAATACAAAGGCTTCGAGGACACCTACGCTATCGCCGGCGCTTACTGGCCGCCGCAATACGTCATCATGGACGGCGAGACCATGGAGCCGCTGAAAATCGTCTCCACCCGCGGCATGACCGTGGACACCCAGGAGTATCACCCCGAGCCGAGAGTCGCCGCCATCGTGGCGTCGCATGAAAAGCCCGAGTTCATCGTCAACGTCAAGGAAACCGGCAAAATCCTGCTGGTGAATTATGAAGACATCAACGCTCTGAAAGTCACCACTATCGACGCCGCGCGCTTCCTGCACGACGGCGGCTGGGACAACACTCATCGTTACTTCCTCACCGCCGCCAACCAGTCCAACAAGGTGGCGGTCATCGACTCCAAGGACGGCGCGCTGGAGGCGTTGATCGATGTCGGCGCAATCCCTCATCCCGGTCGCGGCGCCAACTTTACGGACGCGAAATACGGACCGGTCTGGGCCACCAGCCACTTGGGCGACGGCAGCATCGCCGTGATCGGCACTGACCCGGACAAGCATGGCGACTACGCCTGGAAACAGGTGCGCTCGCTGAACGCCCAGGGGGGCGGATCACTGTTCATCAAAACCCATCCTAAATCCAGACACCTGTATGTGGACACGCCGCTGAATCCGGACGTCAACATCAGCCAGTCGGTGGCGGTATTCGACCTCAACGACATCGAGGCCAAGTACAAGGTGCTGCCTATCGCGCAATGGGCGGAACTGGGCGACGGCCCCAAACGCGTGGTGCAGCCCGAGTTCAATGAAGCCGGCGATGAAGTCTGGTTCTCTGTGTGGAACGGCAAGGAGCAGGAGTCCGCAATCGTCGTGGTGGACGACAAAACGTTGGCGCTGAAAACCGTCATCAAGGACTCCCGTCTGGTGACGCCGACAGGCAAGTTCAACGTGTACAACACCCAACACGATATTTACTGA
- a CDS encoding c-type cytochrome, which translates to MRKPITAIANVLALLVASVMTFARAADNQSATQLSNLVRQDCGSCHGLTLKGGLGPSLRPERMQALGVDAIRLIIADGKPETAMPPWRDLLTEQDIRRIAQDLMSGAYIGEHSSTEESP; encoded by the coding sequence ATGAGAAAACCGATAACCGCCATTGCAAACGTCTTGGCGCTGCTCGTCGCCAGCGTGATGACATTCGCCCGCGCCGCGGACAACCAGAGCGCAACGCAACTAAGCAATCTGGTACGGCAGGATTGCGGCTCCTGCCATGGCCTTACCTTGAAAGGAGGTCTGGGACCTTCCTTGCGCCCTGAACGCATGCAGGCCTTAGGGGTGGACGCCATTCGCCTCATCATCGCCGACGGCAAACCGGAAACCGCCATGCCGCCCTGGCGCGATCTGCTGACGGAACAGGATATTCGCCGCATCGCTCAAGACCTGATGAGCGGCGCTTACATCGGCGAGCACAGTAGCACTGAGGAAAGCCCATGA
- a CDS encoding cytochrome D1 domain-containing protein: MKEKIPPLQLCKCLALLLIILGLSACAHFNAHDNDDRYQGGTGDLGLIIERTEGSVLLVNTSQRQVIKRIQGLGDLSHASIVYSRDQRYGYVFGRDGGLSKVDLLRGEVVKRVIQAGNSIGGAISQDGAYVAVSNYDPGGVNIFDSEDLDLVASIPATRVTQERAEKGSKTVGLVDAPNNRFVVSLFDSDEIWILDMADNDPASGLQPKITRFTQIGRQPYDALITPEGRYYLAGLFGDNGMAKLDLWRPQAGVQRIMPAYGPGEQRLPVYKMPHLEGWTQAGRYLFAPGVGHHEVIVIDAYDWRIVRRIPTYSQPVFVMAQPDARRVWVNFAHPDNDRVQVIDVESLQVVNTIEAGKAVLHMAFTPKGDQLWISLRDDNRVDIYDPYSMQRSGSLPATHPSGIFFTDRANRIGL, encoded by the coding sequence ATGAAAGAAAAGATCCCGCCCCTGCAGTTATGCAAATGCCTTGCTCTGCTGCTGATTATCCTGGGACTCAGCGCCTGCGCCCACTTCAACGCTCACGATAATGATGACAGGTATCAAGGCGGCACCGGGGACCTTGGACTGATTATCGAACGAACCGAAGGCAGCGTCCTGCTGGTCAACACCAGTCAGCGCCAGGTGATCAAACGCATCCAGGGTCTTGGCGATCTGTCCCACGCCTCCATTGTCTACTCCCGCGATCAGCGATATGGTTATGTGTTCGGTCGCGACGGCGGCCTCAGCAAAGTGGATCTGTTGCGCGGAGAAGTAGTCAAACGCGTCATTCAGGCCGGCAACAGCATCGGCGGCGCCATCAGTCAGGACGGAGCCTATGTGGCGGTGTCCAACTATGACCCTGGCGGGGTGAATATATTCGATAGTGAAGACCTGGATTTAGTGGCGAGCATTCCCGCCACACGAGTCACCCAAGAGCGCGCGGAGAAGGGATCTAAAACTGTTGGTCTGGTGGACGCGCCCAATAACCGATTTGTCGTCAGTCTGTTCGACAGCGATGAAATCTGGATATTGGATATGGCGGACAATGACCCTGCGTCCGGTTTACAGCCGAAGATCACCAGGTTCACACAGATCGGCCGCCAGCCTTACGACGCGCTGATTACCCCCGAAGGCCGCTATTATCTCGCCGGGCTATTTGGCGACAACGGCATGGCCAAACTCGATTTATGGCGGCCGCAGGCGGGAGTGCAACGCATCATGCCCGCCTACGGTCCAGGAGAGCAGCGCTTGCCGGTCTATAAAATGCCTCATCTGGAAGGCTGGACCCAGGCCGGCCGTTATCTGTTCGCGCCTGGCGTGGGTCACCACGAAGTCATCGTGATCGATGCCTATGACTGGCGCATCGTGCGCCGCATTCCCACATACAGCCAACCGGTGTTCGTGATGGCGCAGCCGGACGCGCGCAGAGTCTGGGTCAACTTCGCCCATCCGGATAACGACCGGGTGCAGGTCATCGATGTGGAAAGCCTGCAGGTCGTCAACACCATTGAAGCCGGCAAAGCCGTGCTGCATATGGCCTTCACGCCGAAAGGCGACCAACTCTGGATTTCTCTGCGCGACGACAATCGGGTGGATATTTACGATCCGTACAGCATGCAGCGGAGCGGCAGCCTGCCCGCCACACACCCCAGCGGCATATTTTTCACCGACAGAGCTAACAGGATCGGCTTATGA
- a CDS encoding Lrp/AsnC family transcriptional regulator: MSALTYPASTLATSTSVIELSALEKAILSNYQKGFPLTPRPFFTLASQLGCTEDEVLSCLQRLQQNGVISRIGPVFNHRRAGASTLAALRAPSEQLQDIAELISAYDEVNHNYLREHDLNLWFVVTAPDADHLDAVIRNMETATGLKVWRFPMVRPYHIDLGFRPDFD, translated from the coding sequence ATGAGCGCCCTCACCTATCCAGCTTCCACACTTGCGACATCAACAAGCGTTATTGAACTCAGCGCGTTGGAGAAAGCCATTCTGAGCAACTATCAGAAAGGCTTCCCGTTGACGCCACGGCCCTTCTTTACGCTGGCGAGCCAGCTTGGCTGCACGGAAGACGAGGTGCTGTCCTGCCTGCAGCGCTTACAGCAAAACGGCGTCATCTCCCGCATCGGTCCGGTGTTTAACCACCGGCGCGCTGGCGCCAGCACCCTGGCGGCCCTGCGCGCGCCTTCAGAGCAGCTGCAGGACATCGCTGAGCTGATCAGCGCCTATGACGAGGTGAATCATAACTATCTGCGTGAGCACGACCTGAATCTCTGGTTCGTCGTCACCGCGCCGGATGCAGATCATCTGGACGCGGTGATACGCAACATGGAGACAGCGACGGGATTGAAGGTCTGGCGATTTCCCATGGTCAGGCCCTACCACATCGACCTGGGCTTTCGTCCGGATTTCGATTAA
- a CDS encoding siroheme decarboxylase subunit beta — protein MYAEPSHSLEREWALERLRTALQEGLPLSPRPYLILAEQSGLSEQEVIDALRTWEQSHLTRRFGIVINHHKIGYTSNAMVVWRVAEEEVNRLGAEISRTGLVSLCYQRKPHGPEWPYNLYCMLHGKSREEVLRRLQRLKAQCGLQETPCAVLFSLRQYKQCGGRYVHKSPHVRAKEVLCPPGQ, from the coding sequence ATGTATGCCGAACCAAGCCATTCCCTTGAACGCGAGTGGGCGCTGGAGAGACTGAGAACGGCGTTGCAGGAGGGCCTGCCGCTATCGCCCCGTCCCTATTTGATCCTCGCGGAGCAAAGCGGACTCAGTGAACAGGAGGTGATTGACGCGCTGCGCACCTGGGAACAATCGCACCTCACCCGTCGTTTCGGCATTGTCATTAATCACCACAAAATAGGCTACACCAGTAACGCCATGGTGGTGTGGCGGGTGGCGGAGGAAGAGGTGAACCGTCTCGGCGCCGAAATCAGTCGTACGGGCCTGGTGTCGCTCTGCTATCAGCGCAAGCCTCACGGACCGGAGTGGCCCTATAACCTGTATTGCATGCTGCACGGGAAATCCCGTGAAGAAGTGCTGCGAAGACTGCAGCGCCTGAAGGCCCAGTGCGGTCTGCAGGAAACGCCCTGCGCCGTGCTGTTCAGCCTGCGTCAATACAAACAATGCGGCGGTCGCTACGTCCATAAAAGTCCACACGTCAGGGCGAAGGAGGTTCTATGTCCCCCCGGTCAATAA
- a CDS encoding AsnC family transcriptional regulator codes for MSPRSITPRNAQYAERDASDYQLDAVDRRLINRLQSGFPICDEPYAAVASELDMGETELLERLQRLLQTGYLTRFGPFYHAERLGGGLTLAAMQVAPEDVERVTMAINRHPEVAHNYERDHALNLWFVVATEKPEDVYAVLAAIASESGYPVYNLPKQREFYVGLHFQA; via the coding sequence ATGTCCCCCCGGTCAATAACTCCCCGCAACGCACAGTACGCTGAGCGCGACGCCAGCGACTATCAACTGGACGCGGTGGATCGTCGTCTCATCAACAGGCTGCAAAGCGGCTTTCCCATCTGCGACGAGCCTTACGCCGCTGTGGCCAGTGAATTGGATATGGGCGAAACGGAATTACTGGAGCGACTGCAACGTTTACTGCAAACCGGCTATCTGACTCGATTCGGGCCGTTTTACCACGCCGAGCGCCTGGGAGGCGGATTGACGCTGGCGGCGATGCAGGTCGCCCCCGAAGACGTCGAACGTGTAACCATGGCGATCAACCGTCACCCTGAGGTCGCCCATAACTACGAACGCGATCACGCGTTAAACCTCTGGTTTGTGGTCGCCACGGAAAAGCCGGAGGACGTCTACGCCGTACTCGCCGCCATCGCATCGGAATCCGGATACCCGGTTTACAACCTGCCGAAACAGAGGGAGTTTTATGTTGGCCTTCACTTCCAAGCCTGA
- a CDS encoding siroheme decarboxylase subunit beta produces the protein MLAFTSKPEPGLSDVPEALAPLDRELILLTQEGLPLVPRPFDALAQTLGVSADEVKARFERMLANGCIRRIGAAPNHYRLGYRANAMTVWDVDDARVMDLGARIGALPYVSHCYLRPRKPPQWPYNLFAMIHGKTRADLDGYLQAMTAILGDARQASDQLLSTRILKKTGMRFRGGQ, from the coding sequence ATGTTGGCCTTCACTTCCAAGCCTGAACCTGGCCTGAGCGACGTCCCGGAGGCGCTGGCGCCGCTTGATCGCGAACTTATTCTGCTGACTCAGGAAGGGTTGCCGCTGGTCCCGCGGCCTTTCGACGCCCTGGCGCAGACCCTGGGAGTATCAGCGGACGAGGTCAAAGCCCGCTTTGAACGCATGCTCGCCAATGGCTGCATCCGCCGTATCGGCGCCGCGCCCAACCATTACCGCCTGGGATATCGCGCCAACGCCATGACAGTATGGGACGTGGATGACGCCCGTGTTATGGACCTGGGCGCACGGATCGGCGCGCTGCCCTATGTCAGCCATTGTTATCTGCGTCCGAGAAAGCCGCCGCAATGGCCTTACAACCTGTTCGCCATGATTCACGGTAAAACCCGCGCGGACCTGGACGGTTATTTACAGGCGATGACCGCCATTTTGGGCGACGCCCGCCAGGCCAGCGATCAATTGCTCAGCACCCGTATTCTGAAAAAAACCGGTATGCGCTTCCGTGGAGGACAATAA